In Verrucomicrobiota bacterium, the following proteins share a genomic window:
- a CDS encoding YbjQ family protein: MIVVNTEIIPGKTIINVKGIVQGNTVRAKHVGRDIAAGFKNIVGGELTGYTELLVEARSEATERMLAQAEELGANAVVNVRFATSSVSAGAAELYAYGTAVTVE; the protein is encoded by the coding sequence ATGATCGTAGTTAATACTGAAATTATTCCCGGAAAAACAATCATTAATGTCAAAGGCATCGTACAAGGTAATACGGTGCGGGCTAAGCATGTAGGCCGAGACATTGCAGCTGGATTTAAAAATATTGTAGGAGGAGAGCTAACAGGCTACACCGAGCTATTAGTAGAGGCTCGAAGCGAAGCCACTGAACGTATGCTTGCTCAGGCAGAGGAACTAGGAGCCAATGCAGTTGTTAACGTACGCTTTGCCACGAGCTCGGTCTCAGCCGGAGCGGCAGAGCTCTACGCCTATGGAACGGCAGTTACAGTCGAGTAG